The following proteins come from a genomic window of Cygnus olor isolate bCygOlo1 chromosome W, bCygOlo1.pri.v2, whole genome shotgun sequence:
- the LOC121062422 gene encoding synaptotagmin-4-like — protein sequence MAPIAASRQHFDEIPTVVGIFSAFGLVFSVSLFAWICCQRKSSKSNKTPPYKFVHVLKGVDIYPENLNSKKKVGADDKSEAKNKLAMPKNSLHLDLEKRDLNGNFPQTTSKIQSSPDLENVSPKHFSESKKDSVSPDSLKSITSLSSEEKQDKLGTLFFSLEYNFEKKAFVVNIKEARGLPAMDEQSMTSDPYIKMTILPEKKHKVKTRVLRKTLDPAFDETFTFYGIPYSQIQDLALHFMILSFDRFSRDDVIGEVLIPLEGTELSEGRMLMDREIIKRNVRKSSGRGELLISLCYQSITNTLTVVVLKARHLPKSDVSGLSDPYVKVNLYHGKKRISKKKTHVKKCTPNAVFNELFVFDIPCEGLDDISIEFLVLDSDRGSRKEVIGRLTLGYSAEGTGGEHWKEICEYPRRQIAKWHMLCNG from the exons ATGGCTCCGATCGCGGCCAGCCGCCAGCACTTCG ATGAAATTCCTACAGTGGTTGGGATCTTCAGTGCGTTTGGCCTTGTCTTCTCTGTCTCCCTTTTTGCTTGGATCTGCTGCCAGCGCAAATCTTCCAAATCCAACAAGACCCCTCCATATAAGTTTGTCCATGTTCTGAAGGGAGTTGATATTTATCCTGAGAATCTCAACAGTAAGAAGAAGGTTGGAGCAGATGATAAAAGTGAAGCAAAGAACAAATTGGCAATGCCTAAGAATTCTCTCCATCTAGACCTAGAGAAGAGAGATCTAAATGGCAATTTCCCCCAAACAACCTCTAAAATACAGAGCTCTCCAGATCTTGAAAATGTGTCTCCGAAACACTTTTCAGAAAGTAAGAAAGATTCAGTATCCCCTGATAGTTTAAAGTCCATCACATCCCtttcatctgaagaaaaacaagacaagctAGGAAcactctttttctctttagagtACAACTTTGAGAAAAAGGCATTTGTAGTGAACATCAAGGAAGCACGTGGGCTGCCAGCAATGGATGAACAGTCAATGACTTCTGATCCCTACATCAAAATGACAATCCTGCCTGAGAAAAAGCACAAGGTGAAAACCAGAGTGCTGAGAAAAACCTTAGATCCAGCTTTTGATGAGACTTTCACATTCTATGGGATCCCCTACAGCCAAATTCAAGACTTAGCACTTCACTTTATGATCTTGAGCTTTGACAGGTTTTCCAGAGATGATGTCATTGGAGAAGTCCTCATCCCCCTTGAAGGAACTGAATTGTCAGAAGGAAGGATGCTAATGGACAGAGAGAtcatcaaaagaaatgttaga aAATCATCTGGGCGTGGAGAATTACTGATCTCTCTCTGTTATCAGTCTATAACAAACACGCtaactgttgttgttttaaaagccaGGCATCTACCTAAATCTGATGTGTCAGGATTATCAG ATCCTTATGTCAAAGTGAACCTGTACCATGGTaagaaaagaatttctaaaaagaaaacccatGTGAAGAAGTGTACCCCCAATGCAGTGTTCAATGAATTGTTTGTCTTTGACATTCCTTGTGAGGGCCTTGATGATATCAGCATTGAATTTTTGGTTTTAGATTCAGATAGAGGGTCAAGAAAAGAGGTCATTGGCCGGTTAACCTTGGGATATTCAGCAGAAGGAACAGGTGGAGAACACTGGAAGGAAATTTGTGAATATCCTAGGAGACAAATTGCCAAATGGCATATGTTGTGTAATGGTTAG